In Chitinophaga sp. HK235, a single window of DNA contains:
- a CDS encoding family 20 glycosylhydrolase: MFKHCVSILVLTACSILPGKAQYTGNLDLIPRPAHITAGTGFFRMNAKGLIFPGKDFRQAAQLLQKMGTLPADAKAGPHQSAIIFKRVNASAVPHPDGYRISITPASVTVQARSEAGAINATLSLLQLSLLQPDPSLLPCADISDQPRFGYRGVHLDVSRNYFPAAYVKRFIDLMALYRMNTFHWHLTDGAGWRLEIKRYPELTRQAAWRTHGNWKEWWKNGDRRYSHEGDPNAYGGYYTQQEARDIVAYAAARGITVIPEIEMPGHSEEVLAIYPELSCSGTPYKNSEFCLGNDSTFAFLQNVLDEVISIFPSKYIHIGGDEASTKAWKQCPKCQQRIRTEQLKDEKELQSYAIRRMEKFLISRHRKLLGWDEILEGGLAPEATVMSWRGESGGIAAAKEGHDVVMTPGSHCYFDSYQADPATQPEAISGYLPLEKVYSYEPVPRELNAAAAQHVLGAQANIWTEYIPHTNHLEYMVYPRLIALSEVVWSDTLHKNWDNFQQRLQSHYHLLQRLNVNYYRPSYVVNIHPEIDITQHQAAITFSSEQYKPTIRYTLDGKMPDKNSSLYTGRFTVSGSAIITAAIFQDTVMKGKPTVLAVDDHLALGKKVIYNRPYNEKYAAQKEATLVNGYRGSLTYGDGQWQGFLGDMDVTVDLEKVTSLRSLSINFMQLTGPGVYIPAWVEVQLSDDGKNFRTVQQVNNDVPVSLSTLTFKDFKFDLKEQQARYIRVHARNEQRGFMFADEIIVY; this comes from the coding sequence ATGTTTAAGCATTGTGTCAGCATATTAGTATTGACTGCCTGTAGTATTCTTCCGGGGAAAGCACAGTATACCGGTAATCTTGACCTGATCCCGCGACCAGCACATATTACCGCTGGCACTGGATTTTTCAGGATGAATGCCAAAGGATTGATTTTTCCGGGGAAGGATTTCCGGCAGGCCGCTCAGCTCTTACAAAAAATGGGGACCCTGCCTGCTGATGCAAAAGCAGGCCCTCACCAGTCTGCTATCATTTTCAAACGGGTAAACGCCTCTGCCGTTCCACATCCGGATGGATACCGGATCAGCATCACCCCGGCCAGTGTAACTGTCCAGGCCCGTTCAGAAGCAGGCGCTATCAACGCCACCCTGTCCCTGCTCCAGTTAAGCCTGCTGCAGCCCGACCCATCTTTATTGCCCTGTGCCGATATCAGCGACCAGCCACGCTTTGGATACAGAGGTGTTCACCTCGACGTGTCCCGTAACTATTTTCCCGCTGCTTATGTCAAAAGATTTATCGATCTGATGGCATTGTACCGGATGAATACCTTCCACTGGCATCTTACCGATGGCGCGGGCTGGAGACTGGAAATCAAACGTTATCCTGAACTGACCCGCCAGGCCGCCTGGCGCACCCATGGTAACTGGAAAGAATGGTGGAAGAACGGCGACCGTCGCTATTCTCATGAAGGAGACCCTAATGCATACGGAGGTTACTATACACAACAGGAAGCCCGTGACATCGTAGCCTACGCTGCAGCCCGCGGTATTACTGTAATCCCGGAGATTGAAATGCCCGGACATTCTGAAGAAGTGCTGGCCATCTACCCGGAACTCTCCTGCTCCGGCACCCCTTATAAAAACTCGGAATTTTGTCTGGGCAACGATTCCACTTTTGCTTTCCTGCAAAATGTATTGGATGAAGTGATCAGCATCTTCCCTTCAAAATATATCCATATCGGCGGCGACGAAGCTTCCACTAAGGCATGGAAACAATGCCCCAAATGCCAGCAACGCATCCGGACAGAACAACTGAAGGATGAAAAAGAATTGCAGAGTTATGCCATCCGCCGGATGGAAAAATTCCTGATCTCCCGCCACCGCAAACTGCTGGGCTGGGATGAAATACTGGAAGGCGGCCTTGCACCGGAAGCAACAGTGATGTCCTGGCGTGGTGAAAGTGGTGGTATCGCTGCTGCTAAAGAAGGACATGATGTGGTGATGACACCCGGCTCCCATTGTTATTTCGACAGCTATCAGGCCGATCCTGCAACACAGCCGGAAGCCATCAGCGGATATCTTCCGTTGGAAAAGGTATACAGTTATGAACCGGTTCCCCGTGAGCTTAACGCTGCAGCCGCCCAACATGTACTCGGCGCCCAGGCTAATATCTGGACGGAATATATTCCCCATACCAACCATCTGGAGTATATGGTGTATCCCAGGCTGATAGCCCTTTCGGAAGTAGTATGGTCTGACACGCTGCATAAAAACTGGGACAATTTTCAACAACGGTTGCAATCCCATTATCACTTACTCCAACGGTTAAACGTAAATTATTATCGCCCTTCTTATGTGGTTAATATACATCCGGAGATAGATATCACACAACATCAGGCGGCCATCACCTTCAGCTCTGAGCAGTACAAACCAACCATCCGTTATACACTGGATGGGAAAATGCCGGATAAAAATTCTTCCTTGTATACCGGCAGATTTACGGTATCCGGCTCAGCGATCATAACGGCGGCCATTTTCCAGGACACCGTGATGAAAGGCAAACCTACCGTACTGGCTGTGGATGATCATCTGGCACTGGGAAAAAAGGTGATCTACAACCGGCCTTACAATGAAAAGTATGCAGCGCAAAAAGAAGCGACACTAGTAAATGGTTACCGCGGATCATTAACCTATGGAGACGGTCAGTGGCAAGGGTTTCTGGGAGATATGGATGTAACAGTGGACCTGGAGAAAGTAACGTCACTGCGCAGTTTATCCATCAACTTCATGCAACTTACCGGCCCTGGTGTATATATACCGGCTTGGGTAGAAGTGCAACTTTCTGATGATGGTAAAAATTTCCGTACTGTGCAGCAGGTTAACAATGATGTTCCGGTGAGCTTGTCCACACTGACTTTCAAGGACTTTAAGTTTGACCTGAAAGAACAGCAAGCCCGTTATATCAGGGTACATGCCCGCAATGAACAACGGGGATTTATGTTTGCGGATGAGATAATTGTATACTGA